A single Actinomycetota bacterium DNA region contains:
- a CDS encoding PIN domain-containing protein, with protein sequence MSVFVDTSALLAVLNAADVAHRRADEMWAQLLAGDRPLRTHSYVVVETSALVQRRHGMDALRSLHDEILPVLSVRCPDIELHRRATTALVAAGRRDISLVDWTSFEVMREEGLVDAFAFDEDFDEHGFRTLPRPS encoded by the coding sequence ATGAGCGTCTTCGTCGACACCTCGGCGTTGCTGGCCGTGCTCAACGCCGCCGACGTGGCCCATCGCCGAGCCGACGAGATGTGGGCGCAACTGCTGGCGGGTGACCGCCCACTTCGCACCCACAGCTACGTCGTGGTCGAGACCTCGGCCCTCGTGCAGCGACGCCACGGGATGGACGCGCTGCGGAGCCTCCACGACGAGATCCTGCCGGTGCTCTCGGTCCGATGCCCTGACATCGAGCTTCACCGCCGTGCGACCACCGCGCTCGTAGCCGCCGGACGCCGGGACATCTCGCTCGTCGACTGGACGTCGTTCGAGGTCATGCGCGAGGAAGGCCTGGTCGATGCCTTCGCCTTCGACGAGGACTTCGACGAACACGGCTTTCGCACCTTGCCGCGGCCTAGCTGA
- a CDS encoding ribbon-helix-helix protein, CopG family, translated as MMAFTAQLLSFSVVVRTQISLEPEQMDRLRELARSRGTSMAALVRQGVLALIEDASTTDRRARARAASGRFCWSGDSRDHDRDLLEAFGG; from the coding sequence ATGATGGCATTTACGGCACAACTGTTATCATTCTCGGTCGTGGTGCGAACTCAGATCTCCCTCGAGCCCGAGCAGATGGACCGGCTGCGCGAGCTCGCACGCTCGCGAGGAACGTCTATGGCAGCCCTCGTACGACAGGGGGTGCTCGCCCTCATCGAGGACGCCTCGACGACTGATCGTCGTGCCCGAGCCCGAGCAGCTTCGGGGCGCTTTTGTTGGAGCGGCGACTCCCGAGACCACGATCGTGACCTCCTCGAGGCCTTCGGGGGATGA
- a CDS encoding type II toxin-antitoxin system prevent-host-death family antitoxin: MDVAIRELKAKLSAYIQRASAGELITVTDRGRPVAVLGPPVGRVDLNAAAEAGWLTPAARTGLGAVRRRRSDRSTLDVLNEDRSE; this comes from the coding sequence ATGGACGTGGCCATCCGGGAGTTGAAAGCAAAGCTGTCCGCTTACATACAGCGGGCGTCCGCGGGCGAGCTCATCACCGTCACGGACCGAGGCCGGCCGGTGGCCGTCCTCGGTCCGCCCGTCGGTCGCGTCGACCTGAACGCCGCGGCTGAGGCGGGATGGCTCACGCCAGCGGCGAGGACCGGCCTGGGGGCGGTCCGTCGGCGAAGGTCCGACCGCAGCACCCTCGACGTCCTGAACGAGGACCGCTCCGAGTGA
- a CDS encoding type II toxin-antitoxin system VapC family toxin, with product MTLYVDSSALLKRYVDEADSDRAVELLASDPELVTGRHTVVEVRRNLARLLQPADATAARADFGADLGSISIVELDPATCELSATIAEQTGVRTMDALHLGAAKRLGTAMTFLTFDVRQGQAARALGFAVAGV from the coding sequence GTGACGCTCTACGTCGACTCGAGCGCACTGCTGAAGCGCTACGTGGACGAGGCCGACTCGGACCGGGCCGTCGAGCTCTTGGCCAGTGACCCCGAGCTCGTCACCGGTCGGCACACCGTCGTAGAGGTGCGACGCAACCTTGCTCGCCTTCTTCAACCCGCGGACGCGACGGCAGCCCGCGCCGACTTCGGTGCGGACCTGGGGTCGATCTCCATCGTGGAGCTCGACCCGGCTACGTGCGAGCTGAGCGCGACCATCGCCGAGCAGACCGGGGTGCGGACGATGGATGCGCTCCATCTCGGTGCCGCCAAGCGGCTGGGAACGGCTATGACGTTCCTGACCTTCGACGTGCGCCAGGGGCAGGCGGCCCGTGCCCTCGGCTTCGCGGTGGCCGGCGTCTGA
- a CDS encoding ABC transporter substrate-binding protein produces the protein MSTTSLCPALPEVQDELTRREFVAALTAAGLLAACGRDRVTAPDGAATRTVTSHNGPVEVPADPGRVVAAIGSFEIDMVAVGVMPVLTTSFAGPWVKLGSSVKITENIPPDPEELLALRPDLMLGWNWVTAEPVYEKLVKIAPYVGLGESAATAGPGFENGPLKSWGTLFLSVCDVLGRRPEGERLVAELETRLDRLAERRSGQPRLRVARIEFYKSGSFSWRGQDEDTAELMRRIGLEVVGPATSERDQSLERLAEIDADRLIIPVGSESIPRAVYEEVAATPLFRAIPAVAAGRVDLVDARLWPGLGHLWARALVDDLERLYVPA, from the coding sequence ATGAGTACGACGTCGCTGTGCCCAGCGCTTCCCGAGGTGCAGGACGAACTGACCCGCCGAGAGTTCGTGGCGGCGCTCACTGCCGCCGGGTTGTTGGCCGCGTGCGGCCGCGATCGTGTGACCGCACCGGACGGGGCGGCGACCCGCACGGTCACCTCACACAACGGCCCGGTCGAGGTGCCGGCCGACCCGGGACGGGTGGTGGCCGCCATCGGTTCCTTCGAGATCGATATGGTCGCTGTGGGGGTCATGCCGGTGCTCACCACCAGCTTCGCTGGCCCGTGGGTCAAGCTGGGCTCTTCCGTCAAGATCACCGAGAACATCCCACCCGACCCCGAGGAGCTGCTGGCCCTGCGCCCCGACCTCATGCTCGGGTGGAACTGGGTGACGGCTGAGCCGGTCTACGAGAAGCTCGTCAAGATCGCCCCTTACGTGGGACTGGGCGAGAGCGCGGCCACGGCCGGCCCCGGGTTCGAGAACGGCCCGCTCAAGAGCTGGGGCACCTTGTTCCTGAGCGTGTGCGACGTGCTCGGCCGCCGGCCCGAGGGCGAGCGCCTCGTGGCCGAGCTGGAGACCCGCCTCGACCGCCTGGCCGAGCGTCGCTCCGGCCAACCACGGCTGAGGGTGGCGCGCATCGAGTTCTACAAGTCCGGCTCGTTCAGTTGGCGGGGCCAGGACGAGGACACCGCCGAACTGATGCGCCGGATCGGGCTGGAGGTGGTAGGCCCGGCTACGAGCGAGCGGGACCAGAGCCTGGAGCGACTGGCCGAGATCGACGCCGACCGCCTCATCATCCCCGTAGGCAGCGAGAGCATCCCCCGGGCCGTCTACGAGGAGGTGGCGGCCACGCCGCTCTTCCGGGCCATCCCGGCCGTGGCCGCCGGCCGGGTCGACCTCGTAGACGCCCGGTTGTGGCCCGGGTTGGGCCACCTGTGGGCCCGCGCCCTCGTCGACGACCTCGAGCGTCTCTACGTGCCCGCCTGA
- a CDS encoding iron-siderophore ABC transporter substrate-binding protein, producing MIEEMPSRRLVGPGRATATRLTGVAIVALVLLVAPACGTSEEGAPTQPASGTRTAAFPRTVSHAFGDSVILHEPRRVVAWGWGSADAAVALGVVPVAIPFQAYGGDNEGVLPWIRERLKAENAALPIVLPDAEEPPFEAIAAARPDLILAVYSGITGEDYKLLSAIAPTVAYPGKPWATPWRDTVKIVGSALGRDQQAAEVLRGIDDQVAAKASAHPELKGKSVAMVWDSAGTFYVYKPADARVEFTLGLGLVNAPSVTALASGESSFFYTLSYEQLEKLTSDILVSYADTPEASEAFLSSPHGQLMEQVRTGRVAPVIGKEFIASVSPPTALSLTWGLDEYVRILATAAKAAGGPR from the coding sequence ATGATCGAGGAGATGCCGTCGCGGCGGCTTGTCGGGCCCGGCCGGGCGACCGCCACTCGACTGACCGGCGTCGCCATCGTGGCGCTGGTCCTGTTGGTCGCGCCGGCGTGCGGGACCAGCGAAGAGGGCGCGCCAACACAGCCGGCGTCGGGCACACGCACAGCCGCGTTTCCCCGCACGGTCTCTCACGCCTTCGGGGATTCGGTCATCCTTCATGAACCCCGCCGCGTCGTAGCCTGGGGATGGGGGAGCGCGGACGCCGCCGTTGCGCTCGGGGTGGTGCCGGTGGCCATACCGTTCCAGGCCTACGGGGGCGACAACGAGGGCGTGCTCCCATGGATCCGGGAGAGGCTCAAGGCTGAAAACGCGGCGCTGCCGATCGTTCTTCCTGATGCCGAGGAACCACCGTTCGAGGCTATCGCCGCCGCCCGTCCCGACCTCATTCTCGCCGTCTATTCGGGTATAACGGGCGAGGACTACAAGCTCCTGTCGGCCATCGCCCCGACGGTTGCGTACCCGGGTAAGCCCTGGGCCACGCCGTGGCGGGACACGGTCAAGATCGTCGGATCGGCGCTGGGCCGGGACCAGCAGGCGGCCGAGGTGCTTCGAGGCATCGACGACCAGGTCGCGGCCAAGGCGTCGGCCCACCCCGAGCTCAAGGGCAAATCGGTCGCCATGGTGTGGGACTCGGCCGGCACGTTCTACGTGTACAAGCCGGCCGACGCCCGGGTGGAGTTCACCCTCGGGCTCGGCCTGGTCAACGCCCCCAGCGTTACGGCCCTAGCCTCGGGGGAGTCGAGCTTCTTCTACACACTGAGCTACGAGCAGTTGGAGAAGCTGACGAGCGACATCCTCGTGAGCTACGCCGACACACCGGAGGCCTCGGAGGCTTTCCTGTCGTCTCCTCACGGACAGCTCATGGAGCAGGTGCGGACGGGGAGGGTGGCACCCGTCATCGGCAAGGAGTTCATCGCCTCGGTATCGCCCCCGACCGCCCTGTCGCTCACCTGGGGGCTGGACGAGTACGTGAGGATCCTGGCCACCGCCGCCAAGGCCGCCGGTGGGCCGCGGTAG
- a CDS encoding PIN domain-containing protein, whose protein sequence is MTSSVQMVDKSGWEQARYGRRARDRLHSLRESGRLAVCVVRMAELLYSARDVAELSRLRLELGSFPYLHCSERAERQIEEVMSVLATRGQHHLPIPDLMLAAIAQAASATVLHYDSGYERIAAVTGQPHEWVVPRGSGHGGDGAE, encoded by the coding sequence ATGACCTCCTCGGTGCAGATGGTCGACAAGTCGGGCTGGGAGCAGGCTCGCTATGGCCGCCGGGCGCGTGACCGGCTCCATTCGTTGCGGGAGTCCGGCCGGTTGGCCGTCTGCGTCGTGAGGATGGCAGAACTGCTGTACTCGGCCCGCGACGTGGCCGAACTGTCCCGGCTGAGACTGGAGCTCGGCTCCTTTCCCTACCTTCACTGCAGTGAGCGGGCCGAGCGACAGATCGAGGAGGTCATGAGCGTCCTGGCCACGAGGGGCCAGCATCACCTCCCGATCCCCGACCTCATGCTGGCCGCCATCGCCCAGGCCGCCTCGGCCACGGTGCTGCACTACGACTCCGGCTACGAGCGGATCGCCGCCGTCACCGGCCAGCCCCACGAGTGGGTCGTTCCTCGCGGGTCCGGCCACGGTGGCGACGGCGCCGAGTAG
- a CDS encoding type II toxin-antitoxin system PemK/MazF family toxin gives MTGNPPRRGEVWLAEMDKLRPAVVLHRDFAGRSLNAILVVPLTTTIRDIPTAVRLGPADGIDRDCVAALDNLTLLRKDRLRAPLGQLSASKMAELCQALAVAVACTPDP, from the coding sequence TTGACTGGTAACCCGCCGCGCCGGGGCGAGGTGTGGCTGGCCGAGATGGACAAGCTCCGGCCCGCGGTCGTGCTGCACCGCGACTTCGCCGGCCGGTCGCTGAACGCCATCTTGGTGGTACCGCTCACCACGACCATCCGCGACATCCCCACGGCGGTGCGCCTGGGCCCCGCCGACGGGATCGACCGGGACTGCGTGGCCGCCCTCGACAACCTCACATTGCTGCGCAAGGACCGGCTACGGGCTCCGCTCGGCCAGCTGTCAGCCTCGAAGATGGCCGAGCTGTGCCAGGCCTTGGCCGTCGCCGTGGCCTGCACCCCCGACCCTTGA
- the rpsO gene encoding 30S ribosomal protein S15 — MPDKNATITEYRLHETDTGSPEVQVALLTERINHLTEHLKAHKKDHHGRRGLLMLVGQRRRLLDYVRRNDVERYRALIARLGLRR; from the coding sequence ATGCCCGACAAGAACGCCACGATCACCGAGTACCGCCTTCACGAGACCGACACCGGCTCCCCCGAGGTCCAGGTCGCGCTCCTCACCGAGCGCATCAACCACCTCACCGAGCACCTCAAGGCCCACAAGAAAGACCATCACGGTCGCCGTGGCCTCTTGATGCTCGTGGGCCAGCGGCGCCGGCTGCTCGACTACGTGCGGCGCAACGACGTGGAGCGCTACCGGGCACTGATCGCCCGCCTCGGCCTCCGCCGCTAA
- a CDS encoding polyribonucleotide nucleotidyltransferase, which translates to MAEAVSVSGAVSGTDKTLSFSAGKLALLANGSVVAQMGNTVVLVTATASKAPREGVDFFPLTVDIEERMYAAGKIPGSFFRREGRATDQAILTCRLIDRPLRPSFPDGFRNEVHVVGTILGADQENPHDVLAINAASAALMISGIPFEGPIGAVRLAWTTDGQWLAHPTYQEGDLSTFELVVAGRQTAAGEIAIMMVEAGGTEDAWKFYENGAPKVTEEVVAQGLEAAKQWIKESIDLQNELVARKGKGAGVPFQAAVDYGDDVWERVVAVGTEPIAQASTITGKAERNEATDAATTAIIEQLGAELEGREKEIKAAVRSLQKKLIRKRVVEDGVRIDGRGPTDIRELSAEIGIIPTAHGSALFQRGETQVLTVATLGMPRMEQMLDTIGIDDSKRYMHHYNMAPFATGETGFMRGPKRREIGHGLLAERALLPVVPDEESFPYTLRLVSDCLSSNGSTSMASVCGSSLSLMDAGVPTKAAVAGIAMGLIFEEGRYITLTDILGAEDAFGDMDFKVAGTAEFVTALQLDTKIDGLPADVLAAALDQARDARMKVLEVMNAAIAEPRADVRDTAPKIVSFEIPLDKIGEVIGPKGKVINTMQQETGADINVDDADGVGRVTIGAKDGAAVAEARRRIELILDPPTAEIGAVYTGKVVNITKFGAFVNILPGRDGLIHISKLGGGKRVDRVEDVVSLGTDIEVRVDDIDPTTGKVALSPVGANGDGDGGDGGGGGGAGERADRGDRGRGRGGDRGDRSDRGAERSSEGPSGREFVSFEDTFDAEARQAFGDLGPAGEPAGAGRPDEGGGGPRRNRDRDRGRGRRR; encoded by the coding sequence ATGGCGGAAGCCGTTTCCGTTTCCGGTGCCGTGAGCGGCACCGACAAGACCCTGTCCTTCTCCGCGGGCAAGCTCGCCCTGCTGGCCAACGGTTCGGTGGTGGCCCAGATGGGCAACACCGTCGTGCTGGTCACGGCCACGGCCTCCAAGGCGCCCCGCGAGGGGGTCGATTTCTTCCCCCTCACGGTCGACATCGAAGAGCGCATGTACGCGGCCGGCAAGATCCCGGGCTCGTTCTTCCGCCGGGAGGGGCGGGCCACCGACCAGGCCATCCTCACCTGCCGGTTGATCGACCGCCCGCTGCGCCCGTCGTTCCCCGACGGCTTCCGCAACGAGGTACACGTGGTGGGCACGATCCTGGGCGCCGACCAGGAGAACCCCCACGACGTGCTGGCCATCAACGCCGCCTCGGCTGCCCTGATGATCTCGGGCATCCCCTTCGAGGGCCCGATCGGGGCCGTGCGCCTGGCCTGGACCACCGACGGCCAGTGGCTGGCCCACCCCACCTACCAGGAGGGCGACCTGTCGACCTTCGAGCTGGTGGTGGCCGGGCGCCAGACGGCCGCCGGTGAGATCGCCATCATGATGGTCGAGGCGGGTGGCACCGAGGACGCCTGGAAGTTCTACGAGAACGGTGCCCCCAAGGTCACCGAGGAGGTCGTGGCCCAGGGCTTGGAGGCGGCCAAGCAGTGGATCAAGGAGTCCATCGACCTCCAGAACGAGCTCGTGGCCCGCAAGGGCAAGGGCGCAGGCGTGCCCTTCCAGGCGGCCGTCGACTACGGCGACGACGTCTGGGAGCGGGTCGTGGCCGTGGGCACCGAGCCCATCGCCCAGGCCAGCACCATCACCGGCAAGGCCGAGCGCAACGAGGCCACCGACGCGGCCACCACGGCCATCATCGAGCAGTTGGGCGCCGAGCTCGAGGGCCGGGAGAAGGAGATCAAGGCAGCCGTACGGTCGCTGCAGAAGAAGCTGATCCGCAAGCGGGTGGTGGAGGACGGCGTCCGCATCGACGGCCGCGGCCCCACCGACATCCGCGAGCTGTCGGCCGAGATCGGGATAATCCCCACGGCCCACGGGTCGGCCCTCTTCCAGCGGGGCGAGACCCAGGTGCTCACGGTGGCGACGCTGGGCATGCCCCGCATGGAGCAGATGCTCGACACCATCGGCATCGACGACTCCAAGCGCTACATGCACCACTACAACATGGCCCCCTTCGCCACCGGCGAGACCGGTTTCATGCGTGGCCCCAAGCGCCGCGAGATCGGCCACGGCCTGCTGGCCGAAAGGGCCCTGCTGCCGGTGGTGCCCGACGAGGAGTCGTTCCCCTACACGCTCCGCCTCGTCTCCGACTGCCTGTCTTCCAACGGGTCGACCTCGATGGCCTCGGTGTGCGGGTCGAGCCTGTCGCTGATGGACGCGGGCGTGCCCACCAAGGCGGCCGTGGCCGGGATCGCCATGGGCCTGATCTTCGAGGAGGGGCGCTACATCACCCTCACCGACATCCTCGGGGCCGAGGACGCCTTCGGCGACATGGACTTCAAGGTGGCGGGTACGGCCGAGTTCGTGACCGCCCTCCAGCTCGACACCAAGATCGACGGCTTGCCGGCCGACGTGCTGGCGGCCGCCCTCGACCAGGCCCGCGACGCCCGTATGAAGGTGCTCGAGGTCATGAACGCGGCCATCGCCGAGCCCCGGGCCGACGTGCGCGACACCGCGCCCAAGATCGTCAGCTTCGAGATCCCCCTGGACAAGATCGGCGAGGTGATCGGGCCCAAGGGCAAGGTCATCAACACCATGCAGCAGGAGACGGGCGCCGACATCAACGTCGACGACGCTGACGGCGTCGGTAGGGTCACGATCGGGGCCAAGGACGGGGCGGCCGTGGCCGAGGCCCGCCGCCGCATCGAGCTGATCCTCGACCCGCCCACGGCCGAGATCGGCGCCGTCTACACCGGCAAGGTGGTCAACATCACCAAGTTCGGGGCCTTCGTCAACATCCTGCCGGGCCGTGACGGCCTCATCCACATCTCCAAGCTGGGTGGTGGCAAGCGGGTGGACCGCGTCGAGGACGTCGTCTCGCTGGGCACCGACATCGAGGTGCGGGTCGACGACATCGACCCCACCACCGGCAAGGTCGCCCTCTCGCCCGTCGGGGCGAATGGCGATGGCGACGGAGGCGACGGAGGTGGGGGCGGCGGGGCAGGCGAGCGGGCCGACCGAGGCGACCGGGGCCGTGGCCGGGGAGGTGACCGGGGCGACCGCAGCGACCGCGGCGCCGAGAGGTCGTCTGAGGGCCCCTCGGGCCGCGAGTTCGTGTCGTTCGAGGACACCTTCGACGCCGAGGCCCGCCAGGCCTTCGGCGACCTCGGCCCCGCCGGCGAGCCGGCGGGCGCCGGCCGTCCCGACGAGGGGGGCGGTGGCCCCCGCCGCAACCGCGACCGTGACCGCGGTCGCGGCCGCCGGCGTTAG
- a CDS encoding pitrilysin family protein: MTRSDLVRQEVLASGLTVVSEHMPGSKVASVGFWVDAGSRDEDPVVAGASHFLEHLLFKGTETRSAHEIAQAVEAVGGEMNAFTTKEYTAFYVRLLDEDLTLALDILSDIIWSPSFRPEEIDAERQVILEEINMHEDEPSDLVHELCQAALYPGHPLGREVLGERDTITAMARDQIRGYWAAHYRPASIVVAAAGNVDHDDLVAAVDKRFAGPEGAGPARTATVPGPPVPVTVDRRATEQAHLVVGMRAGARDDDDRYALAVLNQVLGGGMSSRLFQEVREKRGLAYSVYSYRGAYLETGLLAIYAGTSPARAKTVLELVNEQLDRLLQEDISERELEVARGHVKGSVVLSLEESSSRMSRIGRARLVHGDVMTMEEMVERTEAVTPADVRRVIENVIGGPRALAVVGPFDEDELASSPLLAG; encoded by the coding sequence GTGACGAGAAGCGACCTGGTCCGCCAGGAGGTCCTGGCCAGCGGTCTGACGGTCGTCTCCGAGCACATGCCCGGCTCGAAGGTGGCGTCGGTGGGGTTCTGGGTCGATGCCGGCTCCCGTGACGAGGACCCGGTCGTGGCCGGCGCGTCCCACTTCCTCGAGCACCTCCTGTTCAAGGGAACCGAGACGCGCAGTGCCCACGAGATCGCCCAGGCCGTCGAGGCCGTGGGCGGGGAGATGAACGCCTTCACCACCAAGGAGTACACGGCGTTCTACGTGAGGCTGCTCGACGAAGACCTGACCCTGGCCCTCGACATCCTGTCGGACATCATCTGGTCGCCGTCGTTCCGCCCCGAGGAGATCGACGCCGAGCGCCAGGTCATCCTCGAAGAGATCAACATGCACGAGGACGAGCCGTCCGACCTCGTGCACGAGCTGTGCCAGGCCGCCCTCTACCCCGGCCACCCGCTGGGCCGGGAGGTGCTGGGTGAACGCGACACCATCACGGCCATGGCCCGCGACCAGATCCGGGGTTACTGGGCCGCCCACTACCGGCCGGCTTCCATCGTGGTCGCAGCCGCCGGCAACGTAGACCACGACGACCTGGTGGCCGCCGTCGACAAGCGCTTCGCCGGCCCCGAAGGCGCGGGCCCGGCCCGTACCGCGACGGTCCCGGGCCCCCCCGTGCCCGTCACCGTCGACCGGCGGGCGACCGAGCAGGCCCACTTGGTCGTGGGTATGCGGGCCGGTGCTCGTGACGACGACGACCGTTACGCCCTGGCCGTGCTCAACCAGGTGCTGGGCGGGGGCATGTCGAGCCGCCTCTTCCAGGAGGTGCGGGAGAAGCGGGGCCTGGCCTACTCGGTGTACTCCTACCGGGGCGCCTACCTGGAGACGGGCCTGCTGGCCATCTACGCGGGCACGTCCCCAGCTCGGGCCAAGACTGTTCTCGAACTGGTGAACGAGCAGCTCGACCGGCTCCTCCAAGAGGACATATCCGAGCGCGAGCTGGAGGTGGCCCGGGGCCATGTGAAGGGCTCGGTCGTGCTCTCGCTCGAAGAGTCCTCCAGCCGCATGAGCCGCATCGGCCGAGCCCGGCTCGTCCACGGCGATGTCATGACCATGGAGGAGATGGTCGAGCGCACCGAGGCCGTCACCCCGGCCGACGTGCGCCGGGTCATCGAGAACGTGATCGGCGGCCCCCGGGCCCTGGCCGTGGTCGGCCCCTTCGACGAGGACGAGCTCGCCTCCTCCCCCCTCCTGGCCGGCTGA
- the dapB gene encoding 4-hydroxy-tetrahydrodipicolinate reductase yields MTIRVGVFGAGGRMGSLVCRTVADDPKLQLVAAIDPLHEGLDLRRITGADVPGVRISSDAEALDLAGAQVAVDFTHISAARENLAWCAAHGVHAVVGTTGFLADDYDDLRARFTSSNCFVAPNFAIGAVLMMRFAELAARYFETAEIIELHHDQKADAPSGTAMLTAERVAAASSEWAPDPTVNEVVEGSRGGQAAGGIRVHAVRLRGLVAHQEVLFGTMGQSLSIRHDSYDRSSFMPGVLLAVKSVADRPGLTIGLDALIDI; encoded by the coding sequence ATGACAATCCGCGTTGGCGTGTTCGGCGCCGGGGGCAGGATGGGCTCTCTCGTGTGCCGCACGGTGGCCGACGACCCCAAGCTGCAGCTGGTGGCAGCCATCGACCCCTTGCACGAGGGCCTCGACCTGCGGCGCATCACTGGAGCCGACGTGCCCGGGGTACGCATCTCGTCCGACGCCGAGGCCCTCGATCTGGCCGGGGCCCAGGTGGCCGTCGACTTCACCCACATCTCGGCCGCCCGCGAGAACCTGGCCTGGTGCGCGGCCCACGGCGTGCACGCGGTGGTGGGGACGACGGGGTTCCTGGCCGACGACTACGACGACCTGCGGGCGCGGTTCACGTCCTCGAACTGCTTCGTGGCCCCCAACTTCGCCATCGGGGCAGTGCTGATGATGCGCTTCGCCGAGCTAGCCGCCCGCTACTTCGAGACGGCCGAGATCATCGAGCTCCACCATGACCAGAAGGCCGACGCCCCCTCGGGCACGGCCATGCTCACGGCCGAGCGGGTGGCGGCCGCGTCGTCGGAGTGGGCTCCCGACCCGACCGTCAACGAGGTGGTCGAGGGGTCGCGGGGAGGCCAGGCGGCCGGGGGTATACGGGTGCACGCCGTACGCCTGCGGGGCCTGGTGGCCCACCAGGAGGTGCTGTTCGGGACCATGGGCCAGAGCCTGTCGATCCGCCACGACTCCTACGACCGCAGCTCGTTCATGCCCGGGGTGCTGCTGGCCGTGAAGTCGGTCGCCGACCGGCCAGGGCTTACGATCGGCCTGGACGCCCTCATCGACATCTGA